Proteins from a genomic interval of Streptomyces fodineus:
- the ligA gene encoding NAD-dependent DNA ligase LigA — MAGDKQQAETAVPAEARDKHAQLAEQIEEHRFRYYVKDAPVISDAEFDKLLKTLEALEEQYPELRTPDSPTQKVAGSYATEFTAVEHRQRMLSLDNTFNDEELAAWAERIARELGDQDYHFLCELKVDGLAVNLTYEHGRLTRAATRGDGRTGEDITPNVRTITEIPDRLGGDKVPDLVEIRGEVYFPMEKFLELNERLVAAGDKPFANPRNAAAGSLRQKDPRVTATRPLHMVVHGIGALEGFTGMTRLSQAYDLLKTWGLPTSPHNRVVDDLDGVREFIAHYGENRHSVEHEIDGVVVKLDEIRLQGRLGSTARAPRWAIAYKYAPEEVNTKLVDIKVGVGRTGRVTPYAQVEPVTVAGSEVEFATLHNQEVVKAKGVLIGDTVVLRKAGDVIPEILGPVVDLRDGGEREFVMPAECPECGTALRPMKEGDIDLRCPNARTCPAQLRERVSYLAGRECLDIEHFGAVAAAALTRPLEPADPPLVDEGDLFDLTVEKLLPIKAYVLDPDSGLPKRDPKTGEEKVVTVFANQKGEPKKNTLALLENIEAAKQRPLARFLNGLSIRHVGPVAAQALAREFRSIDRIEQATEEELATTDGVGPIIAAALKEWFAEDWHREIVRKWKAAGVPLEDASTGEDVGPRPLAGLTVVVTGTLENFTRDGAKEALQSRGAKVTGSVSKKTSFVVVGDNPGSKYDKAMQLKVPVLNEDGFDVLLEQGPEAAAEVALPTEE; from the coding sequence GTGGCCGGCGACAAGCAGCAGGCGGAGACGGCAGTGCCCGCCGAGGCACGTGACAAGCACGCGCAGCTCGCTGAGCAGATCGAGGAGCACCGCTTCCGGTACTACGTGAAGGACGCTCCCGTCATCAGCGACGCCGAGTTCGACAAGCTCCTGAAGACCCTGGAGGCCCTGGAGGAGCAGTATCCGGAGCTGCGCACCCCGGACTCGCCGACCCAGAAGGTCGCGGGGTCGTACGCGACGGAGTTCACCGCGGTCGAGCACCGCCAGCGCATGCTGTCGCTCGACAACACCTTCAACGACGAGGAGCTGGCCGCCTGGGCCGAGCGCATCGCGCGCGAACTCGGCGACCAGGACTACCACTTCCTGTGCGAGCTGAAGGTCGACGGCCTCGCGGTCAACCTCACCTACGAGCACGGCCGGCTCACGCGCGCGGCGACCCGCGGCGACGGCCGCACCGGCGAGGACATCACGCCCAACGTCCGTACGATCACCGAGATCCCGGACCGCCTGGGGGGCGACAAGGTGCCCGACCTGGTCGAGATCCGCGGCGAGGTCTACTTCCCGATGGAGAAGTTCCTCGAACTGAACGAACGCCTGGTCGCCGCCGGTGACAAGCCGTTCGCCAACCCGCGCAACGCCGCCGCCGGTTCGCTGCGCCAGAAGGACCCGCGCGTCACCGCCACCCGCCCGCTGCACATGGTCGTCCACGGCATCGGCGCCCTGGAGGGCTTCACGGGCATGACCCGCCTCTCCCAGGCCTACGACCTGCTGAAGACCTGGGGCCTGCCCACCTCCCCGCACAACCGCGTGGTCGACGACCTCGACGGCGTACGCGAGTTCATCGCCCACTACGGCGAGAACCGCCACTCCGTGGAGCACGAGATCGACGGTGTCGTCGTCAAGCTGGACGAGATCCGCCTCCAGGGCCGACTCGGCTCCACCGCGCGTGCGCCGCGCTGGGCGATCGCCTACAAGTACGCGCCGGAAGAGGTCAACACCAAGCTCGTCGACATCAAGGTGGGCGTCGGCCGCACCGGCCGCGTCACGCCGTACGCCCAGGTCGAGCCGGTCACGGTCGCCGGCAGCGAGGTCGAGTTCGCCACCCTGCACAACCAGGAGGTCGTCAAGGCCAAGGGCGTCCTCATCGGGGACACGGTCGTCCTGCGCAAGGCCGGTGACGTCATCCCGGAGATCCTCGGCCCGGTGGTCGACCTCAGGGACGGCGGCGAGCGGGAGTTCGTGATGCCGGCCGAATGCCCCGAGTGCGGCACAGCGCTGCGGCCCATGAAAGAGGGCGACATCGACCTGCGCTGCCCCAACGCCCGTACCTGCCCGGCCCAGTTGCGCGAGCGCGTCTCCTACCTCGCGGGCCGTGAGTGCCTGGACATCGAGCATTTCGGCGCGGTGGCCGCCGCCGCGCTCACCCGTCCGCTGGAGCCGGCCGACCCGCCGCTGGTGGACGAGGGCGACCTGTTCGACCTGACGGTGGAGAAGCTGCTGCCCATCAAGGCCTATGTCCTCGACCCCGACAGCGGTCTGCCCAAGCGGGACCCCAAGACGGGCGAGGAGAAGGTCGTCACTGTCTTCGCCAACCAGAAGGGCGAGCCGAAGAAGAACACCCTCGCCCTGCTGGAGAACATCGAGGCGGCCAAGCAGCGCCCGCTGGCCCGGTTCCTGAACGGCCTGTCCATCCGGCATGTCGGCCCGGTCGCGGCGCAGGCCCTCGCCCGCGAGTTCCGCTCCATCGACCGCATCGAACAGGCCACCGAGGAGGAGCTGGCGACCACCGACGGCGTCGGCCCGATCATCGCCGCCGCGCTCAAGGAATGGTTCGCCGAGGACTGGCACCGCGAGATCGTCCGCAAGTGGAAGGCCGCCGGAGTTCCGCTGGAGGACGCCTCGACCGGCGAGGACGTGGGCCCGCGCCCGCTGGCGGGGCTCACGGTCGTCGTCACCGGCACCCTGGAGAACTTCACCCGCGACGGCGCCAAGGAGGCACTGCAGAGCCGCGGCGCGAAAGTGACCGGATCGGTGTCGAAGAAGACGTCGTTCGTCGTTGTGGGTGACAACCCCGGGTCGAAGTACGACAAAGCCATGCAACTGAAGGTTCCGGTCCTGAACGAGGACGGTTTCGACGTCCTCTTGGAGCAGGGACCCGAAGCCGCGGCCGAAGTCGCGCTTCCGACCGAGGAGTAG
- a CDS encoding methionine synthase, protein MSDNSEFRFPGATGIGSMPGGDAREAAKTVTGSLEDFPFLPELPARGPGADMIGRTAGMLVELYARVEPSGWRIGDRPGRDTKRARSWLGEDLDALEEFTQGYEGDLKVQAVGPWTLAAALELKNGEAALADPGACRDLAASLAEGLRSHLEEVRRRIPGARLVLQLDEPSLTAVLRGQVRTASGYRTHRAVDRQLVEATLRDVVSVHGGGPVVVHSCAPDVPFALLRRAGAAGISFDFALLTERDDDAIGEAVEGGTRLFTGVVPGTDGPLSDPAGSVMGVRTLWRRLGLHPGLLAQAVTVTPACGLAGASPAYARQALAHCVRAARSLADNPE, encoded by the coding sequence GTGAGCGACAACAGCGAGTTCAGGTTCCCGGGAGCCACCGGAATCGGGTCCATGCCCGGCGGCGACGCCAGGGAAGCCGCCAAGACCGTCACCGGCAGCCTCGAGGACTTCCCCTTTCTGCCCGAGTTGCCCGCGCGCGGACCCGGCGCCGACATGATCGGCCGTACCGCGGGGATGCTCGTCGAGCTGTACGCGCGTGTGGAGCCCAGCGGTTGGCGGATCGGGGACCGCCCGGGCCGGGACACCAAGCGGGCCCGGTCGTGGCTCGGGGAGGACCTGGACGCCCTGGAGGAGTTCACCCAGGGATACGAGGGCGATCTGAAGGTGCAGGCGGTCGGCCCGTGGACCCTGGCCGCCGCGCTGGAGCTGAAGAACGGCGAGGCCGCCCTCGCCGACCCCGGCGCCTGCCGTGACCTCGCCGCCTCCCTCGCCGAGGGCCTGCGGTCGCACCTGGAAGAGGTCCGGCGCCGTATCCCCGGCGCCCGGCTCGTGCTCCAGCTCGACGAGCCCTCCCTCACCGCCGTCCTGCGCGGACAGGTCCGTACCGCCAGCGGCTACCGCACGCACCGCGCCGTGGACCGCCAGCTCGTCGAGGCCACGCTGCGGGACGTCGTCTCGGTCCACGGCGGCGGACCCGTGGTCGTCCACTCCTGCGCGCCCGATGTGCCGTTCGCGCTGCTGCGGCGGGCCGGCGCGGCCGGCATCTCCTTCGACTTCGCGCTGCTCACCGAACGTGACGACGACGCGATCGGCGAGGCCGTCGAGGGCGGCACGCGGCTGTTCACCGGTGTCGTGCCGGGCACGGACGGCCCATTGTCAGACCCTGCCGGTAGCGTCATGGGTGTCAGGACGCTGTGGCGCAGGCTGGGGCTGCATCCGGGCCTGCTCGCCCAGGCCGTCACGGTCACCCCGGCGTGCGGTCTGGCGGGCGCTTCCCCCGCCTACGCACGCCAGGCGCTCGCCCACTGCGTCCGGGCGGCGAGATCCCTCGCGGACAACCCAGAGTAA
- a CDS encoding SDR family oxidoreductase — protein sequence MAGMATHVITGAGSGIGAAVARRLHARGDDIVLHARDAGRAKELAAHFPGARTLVGDLADPDRLSWAFSHQNLPDRVDSLLHIAGVVDLGEVGDLTPKSWHHQLNVNLIAPAELTRHFLPQLRAARGHVIFVNSGAGLNAHAGWSAYAASKHGLKALADSLRHEEHGNGVRVTSVYPGRTASPMQAKVHQQEGKEYDASRWIDPESVATTILMALDLPGDAEVNDLTVRPGR from the coding sequence ATGGCGGGCATGGCTACACATGTGATCACCGGGGCCGGGTCCGGCATCGGCGCGGCCGTCGCCCGCCGTCTGCACGCGCGCGGGGACGACATCGTGCTGCACGCGCGCGACGCGGGCCGCGCGAAGGAACTGGCGGCACACTTCCCCGGCGCCCGCACCCTGGTGGGCGACCTGGCCGACCCGGACCGGCTGTCCTGGGCGTTCTCCCACCAGAACCTCCCCGACCGCGTGGACTCCTTGCTGCACATCGCCGGAGTCGTCGACCTGGGCGAGGTCGGCGACCTGACGCCCAAGTCCTGGCACCACCAGCTCAACGTCAACCTGATCGCCCCCGCCGAGCTGACCCGGCACTTCCTTCCCCAGCTCCGCGCGGCCCGCGGCCATGTGATCTTCGTCAACTCAGGCGCCGGCCTCAACGCCCACGCCGGCTGGTCCGCGTACGCCGCCTCCAAGCACGGCCTGAAGGCCCTCGCCGACTCCCTGCGCCACGAGGAACACGGCAACGGCGTCCGCGTCACCTCGGTCTACCCCGGCCGCACGGCCAGCCCCATGCAGGCCAAGGTCCACCAGCAGGAGGGCAAGGAGTACGACGCCTCGCGGTGGATCGACCCCGAGTCGGTCGCCACGACCATCCTGATGGCCCTGGACCTGCCCGGGGACGCGGAGGTCAACGACCTGACGGTGCGCCCGGGCCGGTGA
- a CDS encoding TIGR00730 family Rossman fold protein, whose product MNICVFLSAADLDERYTRPAREFAELIGKGGHTLVWGGSDVGLMKVVADGVQEAGGRLLGVSVEFLAAKVRPGADEMVIAADLAERKKLLLENADAVVIMVGGTGTLDEATEILELKKHGHTQKPVVLLNTAGFYDGLREQFHRMEAEGFLPRPLSELVFFAEEPVGALAYLEEQLGVH is encoded by the coding sequence ATGAACATCTGCGTCTTCCTCTCCGCCGCCGACCTCGACGAGCGTTACACGCGCCCCGCGCGCGAGTTCGCGGAACTGATCGGCAAGGGCGGTCACACCCTGGTGTGGGGCGGTTCCGACGTCGGCCTGATGAAGGTCGTCGCCGACGGGGTGCAGGAGGCGGGCGGCAGGCTGCTGGGCGTTTCCGTGGAGTTCCTCGCGGCCAAGGTGCGGCCCGGCGCCGACGAGATGGTCATCGCCGCGGACCTCGCCGAACGCAAGAAGCTGCTGCTGGAGAACGCCGACGCCGTGGTGATCATGGTCGGCGGCACCGGCACGCTGGACGAGGCCACCGAGATCCTGGAGCTGAAGAAGCACGGCCACACCCAGAAGCCGGTGGTCCTGCTGAACACGGCGGGCTTCTACGACGGCCTGCGCGAGCAGTTCCACCGCATGGAGGCCGAGGGCTTCCTCCCGCGTCCGCTGTCCGAGCTGGTCTTCTTCGCCGAGGAGCCGGTCGGCGCGCTGGCCTACCTGGAGGAACAGCTCGGCGTCCACTGA
- a CDS encoding DUF427 domain-containing protein gives MAEGHTITIDKSEQHVRVVHGDQVLAETDRALVLRETGCPARYYIPAEDVRLDLLTPSGTHTVCPFKGTASYWSRPGAPDLVWAYPDPKPGVAEIKDHYCFYDVDVS, from the coding sequence ATGGCCGAAGGACACACGATCACCATCGACAAGAGCGAGCAGCACGTGCGCGTGGTGCACGGCGACCAGGTGCTCGCGGAGACCGACCGAGCGCTGGTGCTGCGCGAGACGGGCTGTCCCGCGCGGTACTACATCCCCGCCGAGGACGTACGCCTCGACCTGCTGACCCCCTCCGGCACGCACACCGTGTGCCCCTTCAAGGGCACGGCGTCGTACTGGTCGCGTCCTGGCGCGCCCGACCTGGTGTGGGCGTACCCGGATCCGAAGCCGGGCGTGGCGGAGATCAAGGATCACTACTGCTTCTACGACGTCGACGTGTCGTGA
- a CDS encoding alpha/beta fold hydrolase: MDEMTTSRDGTALAYQVTGQGPTVILVSGAMSTGGTLAPLAQRIADRCTAVVYDRRGRGRSGDTPPYEVAREVEDLAALTDAVGGRATLFGVSSGGALVLEAAASGLPVRRAAVYEVPYADFLEGGAEREATYKQQLHKALSEGRRGDAVELFLRLTGLAEEMIRGARQSPMWAGMEAVAPSLAYDDTVMGDGLLPRERLTAISVPVLSVAGGASPKWMREACREVSRAVPEGTYRELAGQTHMVEPDVLGPVLAEFVEG; this comes from the coding sequence ATGGACGAGATGACCACCTCGCGCGACGGAACCGCCCTCGCGTACCAAGTGACCGGCCAGGGGCCGACGGTGATCCTGGTGAGCGGCGCGATGTCCACCGGGGGCACCCTGGCGCCCCTGGCCCAGCGGATCGCGGACCGCTGCACGGCCGTCGTCTACGACCGCCGGGGCCGCGGCAGGAGCGGGGACACACCGCCGTACGAGGTGGCCCGCGAGGTCGAGGACCTGGCCGCGCTGACCGACGCCGTGGGCGGTCGGGCGACGCTGTTCGGGGTCTCCTCGGGCGGCGCGCTGGTGCTCGAGGCGGCGGCGAGCGGGCTGCCGGTGCGCCGGGCGGCCGTGTACGAGGTGCCGTACGCGGACTTCCTGGAGGGCGGGGCCGAGCGGGAGGCCACGTACAAGCAACAGCTGCACAAGGCGCTCTCGGAGGGCCGGCGCGGGGACGCGGTGGAGCTGTTCCTGCGGTTGACGGGGCTGGCCGAGGAGATGATCCGGGGCGCCCGCCAGTCGCCGATGTGGGCCGGCATGGAGGCCGTCGCGCCGAGTCTCGCCTACGACGACACGGTGATGGGCGACGGTCTGCTCCCCCGGGAACGGCTCACCGCGATCTCCGTGCCCGTGCTGTCCGTCGCGGGCGGCGCGAGCCCGAAGTGGATGCGCGAGGCGTGCCGGGAGGTCTCCAGGGCGGTGCCCGAGGGCACCTACCGGGAGCTGGCGGGCCAGACCCACATGGTGGAGCCGGACGTGCTGGGGCCGGTGCTGGCGGAGTTCGTCGAAGGCTGA
- the mnmA gene encoding tRNA 2-thiouridine(34) synthase MnmA, whose protein sequence is MTEIPQRPLRVLAAMSGGVDSAVAAARAAEAGHDVTGVHLALSANPQSFRTGARGCCTIEDSRDARRAADVIGIPFYVWDLADRFREDVVEDFVAEYEAGRTPNPCLRCNEKIKFAALLDKALALGFDAVCTGHYAQVVVREDGSRELHRASDMAKDQSYVLGVLDEKQLAHAMFPLGDTVTTKEEIRAEAERRGLAVAKKPDSHDICFIADGDTQGFLAQRLGKAEGDIVDESGTKVGTHEGAFGFTIGQRKGLRIGTPAPDGKPRYVLDISPVTNTVTVGPAASLDVTALTAIKPRWCGTAPTGPGTYTAQLRAHGGETEVTAEPVDGGLHVTFTAPVRGVAPGQAIVLYDGTRVVGSATIATTTRATPAAV, encoded by the coding sequence ATGACTGAGATCCCGCAGCGCCCCCTCCGCGTCCTCGCCGCCATGTCCGGCGGGGTCGACTCCGCCGTCGCCGCCGCGCGCGCCGCGGAAGCCGGCCACGACGTCACCGGCGTCCACCTCGCGCTCTCCGCGAACCCACAGTCCTTCCGGACCGGCGCGCGGGGCTGTTGCACCATCGAGGACTCGCGTGACGCCCGCCGCGCGGCCGACGTCATCGGCATCCCGTTCTACGTCTGGGACCTCGCCGACCGCTTCCGCGAGGACGTGGTCGAGGACTTCGTCGCCGAGTACGAGGCGGGCCGTACCCCGAACCCGTGCCTGCGCTGCAACGAGAAGATCAAGTTCGCCGCGCTGCTCGACAAGGCGCTGGCCCTCGGCTTCGACGCGGTCTGCACCGGTCACTACGCCCAGGTGGTCGTGCGCGAGGACGGCTCCCGCGAGCTGCACCGCGCCTCCGACATGGCGAAGGACCAGTCGTACGTCCTCGGTGTGCTGGACGAGAAGCAGCTCGCCCACGCGATGTTCCCGCTCGGCGACACGGTCACCACCAAGGAGGAGATCCGCGCCGAGGCCGAGCGCCGGGGTCTGGCCGTCGCCAAGAAGCCCGACTCGCACGACATCTGCTTCATCGCCGACGGCGACACCCAGGGCTTCCTCGCGCAGCGGCTCGGCAAGGCGGAGGGCGACATCGTCGACGAGTCCGGCACCAAGGTGGGCACGCACGAGGGTGCGTTCGGCTTCACCATCGGCCAGCGCAAGGGCCTCAGGATCGGCACCCCGGCCCCCGACGGCAAGCCGCGCTACGTCCTCGACATCTCGCCGGTGACGAACACCGTGACCGTCGGTCCCGCCGCGTCCCTGGACGTCACCGCGCTCACCGCGATCAAGCCCCGCTGGTGCGGTACCGCCCCCACCGGCCCCGGCACCTACACCGCCCAGCTGCGCGCCCACGGCGGCGAGACCGAGGTCACCGCGGAACCGGTCGACGGCGGGCTGCACGTGACCTTCACCGCACCGGTCCGCGGCGTCGCCCCCGGCCAGGCGATCGTCCTGTACGACGGCACGCGCGTGGTGGGCTCGGCGACGATCGCGACGACCACGCGCGCGACGCCCGCGGCCGTGTAG
- a CDS encoding N-acetylmuramoyl-L-alanine amidase — protein sequence MGDADRRLGRRALLVGGAAAAVGTAAVAREELSHLWWRLPGVEKPRVAGAVDFRGARWVPASPGNYRRANRPDDYPVDRVVIHVTQGDYASAVKAFQDPAHGAAAHYLVRRDGRITQLVRELDVAFHAGNREYNERSVGIEHEGFVDDASSFTDALYASSARLTAAICGRYGIPVDREHVIGHVEVPGTDHTDPGPHWAWEQYLQKIKTQALFVR from the coding sequence ATGGGCGACGCTGACCGGCGGCTGGGGCGGCGGGCTCTGCTGGTCGGTGGTGCGGCGGCCGCCGTGGGCACGGCGGCGGTGGCGCGCGAGGAGCTGTCGCATCTGTGGTGGCGGCTGCCCGGGGTGGAGAAGCCGCGGGTGGCGGGGGCCGTGGACTTCCGGGGCGCGCGCTGGGTGCCGGCCTCCCCGGGCAACTACCGGCGGGCGAACCGGCCGGACGACTACCCGGTCGACCGGGTCGTCATCCATGTGACACAGGGTGACTACGCGAGCGCCGTGAAGGCATTCCAGGACCCGGCGCACGGCGCGGCGGCGCACTACCTCGTGCGCAGGGACGGCCGGATCACCCAGCTGGTACGGGAGCTGGACGTGGCCTTCCACGCGGGCAACCGGGAGTACAACGAGCGCAGTGTCGGCATCGAGCACGAGGGCTTCGTGGACGACGCCTCCTCCTTCACGGACGCGCTGTACGCGTCCTCGGCACGGCTGACGGCGGCGATATGCGGGCGGTACGGCATACCCGTGGACCGCGAGCACGTCATCGGGCACGTGGAGGTGCCGGGCACGGACCACACCGATCCGGGGCCGCACTGGGCCTGGGAGCAATATCTGCAAAAAATCAAGACCCAGGCCCTTTTTGTCCGCTAG
- a CDS encoding cysteine desulfurase family protein → MAYLDHAATTPMLPEAAEALTAQLSITGNASSLHASGRRARRTVEESRETLAEALGARPSEVVFTSGGTEADNLAVKGLYWSRRDADPARTRVLVSPVEHHAVLDAVHWLGEHEGATVEYLPVDSYGRVHPDALRAAIARNPDDVALVTVMWANNEIGTILPVRELAETAAEFGIPMHADAVQAFGQVPLDFAASGLAAMTVSGHKIGGPYGIGALLLGRDRTPVPVLHGGGQERHVRSGTLDVPAVASFAVAGRLATERREWFAREIGALRDQLTAAVRSAVPDAILGGDPAPGGRLPANAHFTFPGCEGDSLLLLLDAQGIECSTGSACTAGVAQPSHVLLAIGTDPDLARGTLRFSLGHTSTEADVEAVAKAIGSAVERARAAGLS, encoded by the coding sequence ATGGCTTACCTCGACCACGCCGCGACAACGCCGATGCTCCCGGAGGCGGCAGAGGCCCTGACCGCCCAGTTGAGCATCACGGGCAACGCCTCCTCCCTCCACGCATCCGGCCGCCGGGCCCGCCGTACGGTCGAGGAATCCCGCGAGACCCTCGCGGAAGCACTCGGCGCCCGCCCCAGCGAGGTCGTCTTCACCTCGGGCGGCACCGAGGCCGACAACCTCGCCGTCAAGGGCCTGTACTGGTCCCGCCGTGACGCCGACCCGGCCCGCACCCGCGTCCTGGTCAGCCCCGTCGAGCACCATGCCGTCCTCGACGCCGTCCACTGGCTCGGCGAACACGAGGGCGCGACGGTCGAGTACCTCCCCGTCGACTCCTACGGCCGGGTCCACCCCGACGCCCTGCGCGCGGCCATCGCCCGCAACCCCGACGATGTCGCCCTGGTCACCGTGATGTGGGCCAACAACGAGATCGGCACGATCCTGCCGGTCCGTGAACTCGCCGAGACGGCCGCCGAGTTCGGCATCCCGATGCACGCCGACGCGGTGCAGGCCTTCGGCCAGGTCCCCCTCGACTTCGCCGCCTCCGGCCTCGCCGCGATGACCGTCTCCGGCCACAAGATCGGCGGCCCGTACGGCATCGGCGCCCTGCTCCTCGGCCGCGACCGCACCCCCGTACCCGTCCTGCACGGCGGCGGTCAGGAGCGGCACGTCCGCTCCGGCACCCTCGACGTGCCCGCCGTGGCCTCCTTCGCCGTCGCCGGCCGGCTCGCCACCGAGCGGCGTGAGTGGTTCGCTCGCGAGATCGGCGCCCTGCGCGACCAGTTGACCGCGGCCGTCCGCAGCGCCGTACCGGACGCCATCCTCGGCGGCGACCCCGCCCCCGGGGGCCGGCTGCCGGCCAACGCGCACTTCACCTTCCCCGGCTGCGAGGGCGACTCCCTGCTGCTCCTGCTGGACGCCCAGGGCATCGAGTGCTCGACCGGCTCCGCCTGCACCGCGGGCGTCGCCCAGCCCAGCCATGTCCTGCTGGCCATCGGCACCGATCCGGACCTGGCCCGCGGCACCCTGCGCTTCTCCCTCGGCCACACGTCCACGGAGGCGGATGTCGAGGCGGTCGCCAAGGCGATCGGCTCGGCGGTGGAACGCGCCAGGGCGGCAGGGCTCAGCTGA
- a CDS encoding DUF4190 domain-containing protein, whose amino-acid sequence MQLTAPVTSGKSTRPAARDADGMAVASFILGLLGLLVLNIFLGPIAIVLAAVALWRGTTRRGRALLGLTLGVADLAVLAIAMQVSGTLSWSL is encoded by the coding sequence ATGCAACTCACCGCACCGGTCACGAGCGGCAAGAGCACCCGCCCGGCCGCGCGGGACGCCGACGGCATGGCCGTGGCGTCCTTCATCCTCGGCCTTCTCGGCCTCCTCGTCCTCAACATCTTCCTCGGCCCGATCGCCATCGTCCTGGCCGCCGTCGCCCTCTGGCGCGGCACCACCCGCCGTGGCCGGGCGCTGCTGGGCCTCACCCTGGGCGTCGCCGACCTGGCCGTCCTGGCGATCGCCATGCAGGTGTCCGGCACGCTGTCGTGGAGCCTGTGA
- a CDS encoding TetR family transcriptional regulator yields MSHTLGIRQAQKQKTRQAFLDAALALLEEQSLSSLGLREVTRAVGVAPTAFYRHFRSTADLGVALVDEALGSLHPMVRTTVSTAGDSEERIARAIELIAGHVDTHPAHVRFIARERHGGVQPVREAIRAQLVRFAEEVKAELAKDPGAAGWDDDDLLMLAHLYVDQMLITASLFLEALEAPAQERERVTQLATRQLRLITIGRSHWMDQAD; encoded by the coding sequence ATGAGTCACACCCTCGGCATCCGGCAGGCCCAGAAGCAGAAGACCCGGCAGGCGTTCCTCGACGCGGCGCTCGCGCTGCTGGAGGAGCAGAGCCTGAGCAGTCTGGGGCTGCGCGAGGTCACCCGGGCCGTCGGGGTCGCCCCGACCGCCTTCTACCGGCACTTCCGTTCGACCGCCGACCTCGGGGTGGCGCTGGTCGACGAGGCGCTGGGCAGCCTGCACCCGATGGTGCGGACGACGGTGTCCACGGCGGGCGACAGCGAGGAACGCATCGCGCGCGCCATCGAGTTGATCGCCGGGCACGTGGACACGCACCCCGCGCACGTGCGGTTCATCGCCCGTGAGCGGCACGGCGGGGTGCAGCCGGTACGGGAGGCCATCCGGGCCCAACTGGTCCGGTTCGCCGAGGAGGTGAAGGCCGAGCTGGCCAAGGACCCCGGGGCGGCGGGCTGGGACGACGACGACCTGCTGATGCTCGCGCACCTCTACGTCGACCAGATGCTCATCACCGCCTCGCTGTTCCTGGAGGCCCTGGAGGCCCCGGCGCAGGAGCGGGAGCGCGTCACCCAGCTCGCCACCCGGCAGCTGCGGCTCATCACCATCGGCCGCAGCCACTGGATGGACCAGGCGGACTGA
- a CDS encoding helix-turn-helix transcriptional regulator — MKSDRLLSILLLLQTRGRVPAHELAGRLEVSVRTIYRDIEALSASGVPVYAERGRHGGIELLAGFRTDVTGLTADESRALFILAAQGAHAALGLDAALGSALRKVMAALPAPHRPAAEVTSRRILVDATRWKSGPQQAVDLEVLQDAVFSDRRLSLRYRHSGGREPRTYTVDPYGLVAKAGVWYLVADRRGVPRLFRADRIRSARPLDEPVRRRPGVELADAWEVLRRQVEERRGGIDVTVRVRRDRLDLFQRIVAAELTAPPDDDGESEWVTARLSYPTLRAVRQLLAFSDQVELLDPPEARAELLAAARSVAALYQEAPGALK; from the coding sequence GTGAAGTCCGACCGGCTGCTGTCGATCCTGCTGCTCCTGCAGACCCGGGGCCGCGTCCCCGCGCACGAACTCGCCGGCCGGCTGGAGGTGTCGGTCCGCACCATCTACCGGGACATCGAGGCACTGTCGGCCTCCGGCGTCCCGGTGTACGCCGAGCGCGGCCGCCACGGCGGCATCGAACTCCTCGCCGGTTTCCGCACCGACGTCACAGGACTGACCGCCGACGAGTCCCGCGCCCTGTTCATCCTGGCCGCCCAGGGCGCCCACGCCGCGCTCGGCCTCGACGCGGCGCTCGGCTCGGCCCTGCGCAAGGTGATGGCCGCGCTGCCCGCGCCGCACCGGCCCGCCGCCGAGGTGACCAGCCGCCGCATCCTGGTGGACGCCACCCGCTGGAAGAGCGGCCCGCAGCAGGCCGTCGACCTGGAGGTGCTCCAGGACGCGGTCTTCTCCGACCGGCGCCTGAGTCTGCGCTACCGGCACAGCGGGGGGCGCGAGCCACGGACGTACACGGTGGACCCGTACGGCCTGGTCGCCAAGGCCGGGGTCTGGTACCTGGTCGCCGACCGGCGCGGTGTGCCCCGGTTGTTCAGGGCCGACCGGATCCGCTCGGCCCGGCCGCTGGACGAGCCCGTGCGCCGCCGCCCCGGTGTCGAACTCGCCGATGCCTGGGAGGTGTTGCGGCGCCAGGTGGAGGAGCGGCGGGGCGGGATCGACGTCACCGTGCGGGTACGGCGTGACCGGCTCGACCTGTTCCAGCGGATCGTCGCCGCCGAGCTCACGGCGCCGCCGGACGACGACGGCGAGAGCGAGTGGGTCACCGCCCGGCTGTCGTACCCGACGCTGCGCGCGGTCCGCCAGCTCCTCGCGTTCTCCGACCAGGTGGAGCTGCTGGACCCGCCCGAGGCCCGTGCGGAACTGCTGGCGGCGGCCCGCTCCGTCGCGGCCCTGTACCAGGAGGCCCCGGGCGCCCTGAAATGA